One genomic region from Metallosphaera tengchongensis encodes:
- a CDS encoding type II toxin-antitoxin system VapC family toxin — translation MLIDTSVIIGILRNNLEITGDSLSVISMIEIGRALDDEKRMKTFEKLKEMYTVYPIDENVALEYCWLYYELKKKGQLMSDLDLIIASTVKAYDQKLVTKDKDFLKVGSYIDVEII, via the coding sequence ATACTTATAGACACTTCAGTTATCATTGGGATATTAAGGAATAACCTGGAAATTACAGGTGATTCGCTTTCTGTCATTTCCATGATAGAAATTGGCAGGGCGTTAGATGACGAGAAGAGAATGAAGACCTTCGAGAAGTTGAAGGAAATGTACACAGTATACCCAATTGACGAAAACGTTGCGCTAGAATACTGCTGGCTTTATTATGAGTTAAAGAAGAAGGGTCAGCTGATGTCAGACTTAGACCTAATCATAGCTTCTACCGTTAAGGCTTATGATCAAAAGTTGGTCACGAAAGATAAGGATTTTCTTAAAGTAGGGAGTTACATAGATGTCGAGATCATTTAA
- a CDS encoding antitoxin VapB family protein: MVRTTTVSISNAVKQILEREKGNMSWDEFLLMLVNEYKRKKREEEIKDLRKILTEEDVREIEKSHKEVHEEFRLRYL; the protein is encoded by the coding sequence ATGGTAAGGACAACTACAGTGTCAATTTCCAACGCTGTAAAACAGATCTTAGAAAGGGAGAAAGGGAATATGAGCTGGGACGAGTTCCTATTGATGCTAGTAAACGAGTACAAGAGGAAGAAAAGGGAAGAGGAGATAAAGGACCTAAGGAAGATCCTAACCGAGGAAGATGTTAGAGAGATAGAGAAGAGCCATAAAGAGGTGCATGAGGAATTTAGACTACGATACTTATAG
- a CDS encoding PIN domain-containing protein, whose protein sequence is MERRLLGRLELIVDTSFLLPFLGIKVKGIDQTLLEGKRLYYPSLMTSELMAVVIKEARKLKLEKIPEEVVVGLSYIKSTVNFLELDDLNTVYQIVRKGWNDIFDAILYSSHVFTGTPLITLDKAFYDFLNRGGFDVSGVILLG, encoded by the coding sequence TTGGAGAGGAGATTACTCGGTCGCTTGGAGTTGATAGTTGACACGTCGTTCTTACTCCCCTTTTTGGGGATAAAGGTAAAGGGAATAGACCAGACGCTTCTGGAAGGGAAGAGGCTATATTACCCCTCCCTTATGACGAGTGAACTAATGGCAGTGGTTATAAAGGAGGCTAGGAAGCTCAAGCTGGAGAAAATACCTGAGGAGGTGGTTGTGGGGTTGTCCTACATAAAGAGCACAGTCAACTTCCTCGAGCTAGATGACCTTAACACGGTATACCAAATCGTGAGGAAAGGGTGGAACGATATATTTGACGCTATCCTGTACTCCTCGCACGTCTTTACGGGGACGCCGTTGATAACGTTGGACAAGGCGTTTTACGACTTCCTTAATAGGGGAGGGTTTGACGTAAGTGGGGTCATCCTCCTCGGGTAA
- a CDS encoding AbrB/MazE/SpoVT family DNA-binding domain-containing protein produces the protein MVKVIRVGRKYAIYLPKEIVEDMNIKEGDLLMVVKEGDKVSLMPLRRPEKYWTEVTPEEVEEVGEEITRSLGVDS, from the coding sequence ATGGTAAAGGTCATAAGGGTAGGTAGAAAATACGCTATATACCTGCCCAAAGAGATCGTGGAGGACATGAACATAAAGGAGGGGGATCTACTGATGGTCGTCAAGGAGGGAGACAAGGTCTCACTTATGCCCCTGAGGAGACCCGAAAAGTACTGGACAGAGGTCACCCCAGAAGAGGTAGAAGAGGTTGGAGAGGAGATTACTCGGTCGCTTGGAGTTGATAGTTGA